Proteins from a genomic interval of Rhodococcoides fascians A25f:
- a CDS encoding SAM-dependent methyltransferase: MTTVSKSNSVSNPYGSAAGPRPSVDPRVWPQIAHVPDGMKVAAAAPVADFLFRRAVAGLQVRVAMPDGEVIGAGSADAPLMTVYRPHDFAARVGDSGLIGFGEAYMAGDWDAEDLTAVLEVFARRMASLIPKSLQRLRGLYIPKPPRSERNTTKNTRSNISRHYDLSNDLFELFLDETMTYSSALFAGAGSGNDSEELADAQRRKIDRLLDRAGVGDGSRVLEIGTGWGELAIRAAARGATVRSVTLSTEQQELARKRCAAAGYGDRIQIDLLDYRLVDGEYDAIVSVEMIEAVGHQYWGTYFETIDALLAPGGRVALQAITMPHDRMLATRNTYTWVHKYIFPGGFLPSVRAIEEVTEQHTSLRVRERLSMGDHYARTLALWDSRFREYRSEASDLGFDEVFARMWHFYLCYSEAGFRSGYLDVQQIVLDRRDNR; encoded by the coding sequence ATGACAACTGTGTCGAAATCCAATTCTGTGTCGAACCCGTACGGTTCCGCTGCCGGTCCGCGCCCGTCGGTCGATCCGCGGGTCTGGCCTCAGATCGCCCATGTTCCCGATGGTATGAAGGTTGCTGCCGCCGCGCCCGTCGCCGACTTCCTCTTCCGTCGTGCGGTCGCGGGATTGCAGGTCCGGGTTGCGATGCCCGACGGCGAAGTGATCGGGGCCGGGTCGGCCGACGCACCGTTGATGACCGTCTATCGGCCACACGACTTCGCCGCACGGGTCGGAGACAGTGGACTCATCGGATTCGGTGAGGCATACATGGCCGGAGACTGGGACGCTGAGGACCTCACTGCCGTGCTCGAGGTATTCGCCCGGCGAATGGCGTCGCTGATTCCCAAGTCCTTGCAGCGCCTCCGAGGGCTCTATATCCCCAAACCTCCACGAAGCGAGCGGAATACGACCAAGAACACGCGATCCAACATCTCACGGCACTACGACTTGTCGAACGATCTCTTCGAACTCTTCCTCGACGAGACGATGACCTACTCGAGTGCGTTGTTCGCCGGAGCGGGAAGCGGCAACGACAGTGAGGAGCTCGCCGACGCTCAGCGCCGAAAGATCGACCGACTTCTCGACCGCGCGGGCGTCGGCGATGGAAGCCGGGTTCTCGAGATCGGCACCGGATGGGGCGAGTTGGCTATCCGTGCGGCCGCTCGTGGTGCGACGGTACGGTCGGTGACATTGTCGACCGAACAGCAGGAACTAGCCCGGAAGCGTTGTGCCGCTGCGGGTTACGGAGATCGAATTCAGATCGATCTCCTCGACTATCGTCTGGTCGACGGCGAGTACGACGCGATCGTGTCGGTCGAGATGATCGAGGCCGTCGGGCATCAGTACTGGGGAACGTACTTCGAGACGATCGACGCGCTGCTCGCGCCGGGTGGGCGGGTTGCCCTCCAGGCCATCACGATGCCGCACGATCGAATGCTGGCTACCCGAAACACGTACACCTGGGTACACAAGTACATCTTTCCCGGCGGGTTCCTGCCGTCGGTGCGGGCCATCGAGGAGGTGACCGAGCAGCACACCTCACTTCGGGTTCGCGAGCGTTTGTCCATGGGCGACCACTACGCGCGAACCCTCGCTCTGTGGGACAGTCGATTCCGTGAATACCGCAGCGAGGCATCCGATCTCGGCTTCGACGAGGTGTTCGCGCGAATGTGGCACTTCTACCTGTGCTACTCGGAGGCCGGATTTCGATCCGGGTACCTCGATGTTCAGCAGATCGTGCTCGACCGAAGGGACAACCGATGA
- a CDS encoding DUF1295 domain-containing protein, whose amino-acid sequence MNWSDFLTVSLASLGGTAVLMIVTALIGARIGRHNVVDVTWGGGFVLIALISAATGTGELWRRLLLLALVGVWGLRLALHVFQRSRGHGEDPRYTELLSKATGNETLYALRKIYLTQAIALWFVSLPLQVSAVAHGSVPTVVVLGVLVWMLGWTFEAVGDAQLKAFKADASNKGKIMDRGLWSWTRHPNYFGDSAVWWGLFLVSASAWPGVFTLLSPIAMTYFLVFATGARLLERSMEKRPGYREYQQRTSYFLPRPPKGPSK is encoded by the coding sequence ATGAACTGGTCGGACTTCCTGACCGTATCGCTGGCGAGCCTCGGCGGTACCGCTGTCCTGATGATCGTCACCGCCCTCATCGGCGCGCGTATCGGACGGCACAACGTCGTGGACGTGACGTGGGGCGGCGGCTTCGTTCTGATCGCGCTGATTTCGGCTGCGACCGGAACAGGTGAACTGTGGCGTCGATTGCTTCTGCTCGCGCTCGTCGGCGTATGGGGACTTCGTCTTGCACTGCATGTCTTTCAGCGCTCACGCGGCCACGGTGAGGATCCGCGCTACACCGAACTGCTCTCCAAGGCCACCGGAAACGAAACCTTGTATGCCCTGCGCAAGATCTATCTGACGCAGGCAATTGCATTGTGGTTCGTGTCCCTGCCGTTGCAGGTATCCGCTGTCGCACACGGATCGGTCCCCACCGTCGTCGTACTCGGCGTACTGGTCTGGATGCTCGGATGGACGTTCGAGGCAGTGGGCGATGCGCAGTTGAAAGCCTTCAAGGCCGACGCGTCGAACAAGGGCAAGATCATGGATCGTGGTCTCTGGTCCTGGACGCGGCACCCCAACTACTTCGGGGACTCGGCAGTCTGGTGGGGGCTGTTCCTCGTCTCGGCATCGGCGTGGCCCGGAGTGTTCACACTGCTGTCGCCGATCGCGATGACGTACTTCCTGGTGTTCGCCACCGGTGCACGGCTGCTGGAGCGCAGCATGGAGAAACGTCCGGGGTACCGCGAATACCAGCAGCGGACCAGCTATTTCCTCCCACGGCCGCCGAAAGGACCCAGCAAGTAG
- a CDS encoding DUF1365 domain-containing protein: protein MALTSVLPTTRAHGAALYLTRIDHVRRAPTRNAFSYKSYSWFVDLDALPELPRMLRPLASFDSRDHLGDPDATIRQNVDAFLAENGIDLGGGRITMLASARVFGHTFNPLSVYWCHDRDGDLRCVVAEVHNTYGERYRYLLHTDRRGAARTTKEFYVSPFNEVDGEYSMQLPEPDAALRLSIVLERPGQPPFVATVDGRRREVTTRSILRTALEIPIAPLRVVIQIRWQGIRLWARGLKIVQKPAPPGERRIQKEGAHR, encoded by the coding sequence GTGGCTCTGACGTCCGTTCTGCCGACCACCCGCGCACACGGAGCGGCGCTGTATCTCACTCGGATCGATCACGTGCGACGCGCGCCGACTCGAAACGCGTTCTCGTACAAGAGTTACAGCTGGTTCGTCGACCTCGACGCGCTCCCCGAGTTGCCGCGGATGTTGCGACCGCTGGCATCGTTCGACTCACGTGATCACCTGGGCGACCCCGACGCCACCATTCGTCAGAACGTCGATGCGTTCCTGGCGGAGAACGGTATCGATCTAGGCGGCGGACGGATCACGATGTTGGCCAGCGCCCGGGTGTTCGGACACACGTTCAACCCGCTGAGTGTGTACTGGTGTCACGACCGCGACGGAGACCTCCGCTGCGTGGTGGCCGAGGTGCACAACACCTACGGCGAGCGATACCGGTATCTGCTGCACACCGATCGCCGCGGCGCGGCACGGACGACCAAGGAGTTCTACGTCTCGCCGTTCAACGAGGTCGACGGTGAGTACTCCATGCAGCTGCCCGAGCCGGACGCCGCGCTCCGGCTGTCGATCGTCCTCGAACGTCCCGGTCAGCCTCCGTTCGTCGCGACCGTCGACGGCCGTCGACGCGAGGTGACGACGCGGTCGATTCTGCGCACCGCACTGGAGATCCCGATTGCGCCCTTGCGAGTGGTGATACAGATCCGCTGGCAAGGCATTCGGCTCTGGGCGCGGGGTCTGAAGATCGTGCAGAAACCTGCCCCTCCGGGGGAACGAAGAATTCAGAAGGAAGGGGCCCACAGATGA
- a CDS encoding NAD(P)/FAD-dependent oxidoreductase, producing the protein MHGQAVVTRRRIAVVGSGIAGLTAAYALSKNSSVTLYEAESRLGGHADTHYVDGPDGPVGVDTGFIVHNDRTYPTLLRLFAELDVPTQDSDMSMSVRCDGCGLEYSGGQGMRGILAQRRAVFKPRFVSMLLDVKRFHRLATELLDSPDSADSEITLGTFLEDHSFSAYFESHFMTPLVSAVWSCDPDTALAYPARYLFSFLQHHGMLTVTGSPTWRTVTGGSIEYVRRVASHIDEVLLDTPVRAVYRSTDSVQIRDCRDDLRTFDAAVIAVHPGAALKMLAEPTALEHSILGAMPYSVNDTALHTDSSVLPKNTRARASWNYHLPSCSARPDRVLVSYDLTRLQRLDDTDRRMLVTLGGADRIDPNSVLADMTYEHPQYTPESVAAQRRLPELDTDTVAFAGAYHGWGFHEDGALSGARAAQRVGATWL; encoded by the coding sequence CTGCATGGGCAGGCAGTCGTGACGCGCCGTCGTATTGCGGTGGTCGGGAGCGGCATCGCCGGCCTGACGGCCGCATACGCACTGTCGAAGAACTCGTCGGTGACGTTGTACGAGGCAGAATCCCGCCTCGGCGGTCACGCGGACACGCACTATGTCGACGGCCCCGACGGTCCGGTAGGCGTCGACACAGGGTTCATCGTGCACAACGACCGCACGTATCCGACGCTGCTTCGGCTGTTCGCCGAACTCGACGTACCCACCCAGGATTCGGACATGAGCATGTCCGTGCGCTGCGACGGGTGCGGGCTCGAGTACTCGGGCGGCCAGGGCATGCGCGGAATCCTGGCGCAACGTAGGGCGGTGTTCAAACCACGATTCGTGTCGATGTTGCTCGATGTCAAGCGTTTTCATCGGCTGGCGACCGAACTTCTGGACAGCCCGGACTCGGCGGATTCCGAGATCACACTCGGTACATTTCTCGAAGACCATTCTTTCTCGGCATACTTCGAATCCCACTTCATGACACCGTTGGTGTCGGCGGTGTGGTCGTGTGATCCGGACACAGCGCTCGCTTACCCGGCTCGCTACCTGTTCTCCTTTCTTCAGCACCACGGAATGCTCACCGTCACAGGATCTCCCACCTGGCGTACCGTCACGGGCGGGTCCATCGAATACGTTCGCCGGGTTGCATCGCACATCGATGAGGTGTTGCTCGATACTCCGGTACGCGCGGTCTACAGGTCCACGGACTCGGTGCAGATCCGGGACTGTCGCGACGACCTCCGCACGTTCGACGCCGCCGTGATCGCGGTCCATCCCGGTGCCGCGCTGAAGATGCTCGCAGAACCGACCGCGCTCGAGCACAGCATTCTCGGTGCGATGCCGTACTCAGTCAATGACACTGCACTGCACACGGACTCGTCGGTGTTGCCGAAGAACACCAGGGCGCGGGCCTCGTGGAACTACCATCTCCCGTCCTGTAGCGCCAGGCCCGATCGAGTTCTGGTCAGCTACGACCTGACGAGGTTGCAGCGGTTGGACGACACCGATCGAAGGATGCTGGTCACCCTCGGTGGAGCGGATCGCATCGACCCGAACTCGGTACTCGCGGACATGACCTACGAGCACCCGCAGTACACCCCCGAATCCGTGGCAGCGCAGCGTCGGCTGCCCGAATTGGACACCGATACGGTGGCGTTCGCCGGGGCGTACCACGGCTGGGGATTCCACGAGGACGGCGCGTTGTCCGGAGCGCGCGCTGCGCAACGGGTGGGGGCCACGTGGCTCTGA
- a CDS encoding SAM-dependent methyltransferase, with translation MTTSTLSVDRTHRSGGVAHRIAELIEPLVGGPLPVRLQAWDGSVAGDDSAPRVLLRSPSALRRLLWSPGELGAAQAYVTGELDVDGDLAAALDHVWGVVRERRLSAVRPGPASLLRLARLAKDLGVFGRPLPPPVSQASVKGRLHSMLRDRAAISHHYDLSNDFYELVLDSHMAYSSAYWTSDAPDYTLDDAQRDKLDLVCRKIGLDKRAGQRFLDVGCGWGSLSLHAAQEYGAQVVGVTISREQKAFIDKRIADRGLQGNVEIRIQDYREIPDGPFDAVASIEMGEHVGEANYPTYTAALHANVKPGGRVLIQQMSRREGDNPGGGAFIESFIAPDMYMRPVGRTVAMIEEAGLEVRDIHALREHYVRTVDVWTERFEARFDDVVAMVGEEVARVWRLYLIGGGMAFRDNRMGVDQILAVRSENGPSDMEPVRPTWTTTG, from the coding sequence ATGACCACCTCGACACTTTCCGTGGACCGGACCCATCGCAGTGGCGGTGTCGCGCATCGGATTGCCGAGTTGATAGAACCCCTGGTGGGTGGCCCGCTTCCCGTTCGGCTGCAGGCGTGGGACGGATCCGTCGCAGGCGATGACTCGGCACCGAGAGTGCTGTTGCGGAGCCCCAGCGCCCTTCGTCGATTGCTGTGGAGCCCTGGCGAACTCGGTGCTGCGCAGGCGTACGTCACCGGGGAGTTGGACGTCGACGGGGATCTTGCCGCGGCTCTCGATCACGTCTGGGGCGTGGTGCGTGAGCGCCGACTCTCGGCCGTCCGACCGGGGCCGGCGTCGCTGCTGCGGTTGGCAAGGCTGGCAAAGGATCTCGGAGTGTTCGGCCGCCCACTACCGCCGCCCGTGTCGCAGGCCTCGGTGAAGGGGCGGCTGCACTCGATGCTCCGTGACCGCGCTGCGATCAGCCACCATTACGACCTGTCCAACGACTTCTACGAGCTGGTCCTCGATTCGCACATGGCGTACTCGTCGGCGTACTGGACCTCGGATGCGCCGGACTACACCCTCGATGACGCGCAGCGCGACAAACTCGACCTCGTGTGTCGAAAGATCGGGCTCGACAAGCGCGCAGGGCAACGCTTTCTCGACGTCGGCTGCGGCTGGGGATCCCTGAGCCTGCATGCGGCTCAGGAGTACGGAGCGCAGGTCGTCGGAGTGACCATCTCGCGCGAACAGAAGGCCTTCATCGACAAGCGAATCGCCGACCGGGGACTGCAGGGCAACGTCGAGATCCGAATCCAGGACTACCGGGAGATTCCGGACGGTCCGTTCGACGCGGTGGCGTCGATCGAGATGGGCGAGCATGTGGGGGAGGCGAACTACCCGACCTACACCGCCGCACTGCATGCCAACGTCAAGCCCGGCGGCCGCGTGCTGATCCAGCAGATGTCGCGGAGGGAAGGCGACAACCCCGGCGGCGGAGCATTCATCGAATCGTTCATCGCGCCGGACATGTACATGCGCCCGGTCGGGCGGACCGTCGCAATGATCGAGGAGGCCGGCCTCGAGGTTCGCGACATCCACGCGCTTCGGGAGCATTACGTGCGAACCGTCGACGTCTGGACCGAGCGCTTCGAGGCGCGCTTCGACGATGTGGTGGCGATGGTCGGGGAAGAGGTCGCCCGCGTGTGGCGGCTGTATCTCATCGGCGGCGGAATGGCATTCCGCGACAACAGAATGGGCGTCGACCAGATCCTGGCGGTCAGGTCCGAGAACGGACCATCGGACATGGAACCGGTGCGGCCGACCTGGACGACCACCGGATGA
- a CDS encoding alpha/beta hydrolase yields the protein MSNEPTPVLRTGRRVSDPALVLLVLGGGKDVSRARSRPWHLAGLRMWPFTWMLRRVGRERGISVQQLQYRFRGWNAPERSPVEDARWALNRIRAEHPDVHVVVVGHSMGGRTAAALVDDPSVVGVVALAPWWPEGVEADAFGAHQALLVVHGTADKWTDPRTSRRATERAASRGATARYLSVPGGHFMLRNPRVWSRATRDFVLGIAADTKADCMGRQS from the coding sequence ATGAGCAACGAGCCGACTCCAGTACTGCGCACCGGCAGGCGGGTGTCCGACCCTGCACTGGTTCTGTTGGTCCTCGGCGGCGGCAAGGACGTGAGCCGGGCGCGCAGTCGGCCCTGGCATCTGGCCGGCCTGCGAATGTGGCCGTTCACCTGGATGCTTCGGCGCGTGGGACGCGAACGCGGCATTTCGGTGCAGCAATTGCAGTACCGGTTCCGCGGCTGGAACGCCCCCGAACGGTCTCCGGTCGAGGACGCCCGCTGGGCGCTGAACCGAATCCGCGCCGAGCATCCTGACGTTCACGTGGTGGTCGTCGGCCATTCGATGGGTGGTCGCACCGCCGCTGCCCTGGTCGACGATCCTTCTGTCGTGGGTGTGGTGGCCCTGGCCCCGTGGTGGCCGGAGGGTGTGGAAGCCGACGCATTCGGCGCGCACCAGGCGTTACTCGTCGTACACGGCACTGCCGACAAGTGGACCGATCCGAGAACCTCGCGCCGTGCGACCGAGAGAGCAGCATCCAGAGGGGCGACTGCTCGCTACCTTTCCGTTCCGGGTGGGCATTTCATGCTCCGTAATCCGCGGGTCTGGTCGAGGGCCACGCGTGACTTCGTCCTCGGCATTGCCGCCGATACCAAGGCCGACTGCATGGGCAGGCAGTCGTGA
- the pgm gene encoding phosphoglucomutase (alpha-D-glucose-1,6-bisphosphate-dependent) — protein sequence MAHERAGTTALPEDLVDLSQLVTAYYSRVPDVSDPSQQVVFGTSGHRGSSLDSAFNEAHIVATTQAIVEYRAAQGITGPLFIGRDTHALSEPAWTTALEVLAANDVDVLVDSGDRYTPTPAVSHAILRYNESGPAAKADGIVVTPSHNPPRDGGFKYNPPHGGPADSDATSVIAARANDLLREGISGIKRVTLAQAFAGSVSRYDFLGTYVDDLPNVVDLDAIRAAGVRIGADPLGGASVDYWDAIAERHNLDLTVVNPLVDGTFRFMTLDTDGKIRMDCSSPNAMASLIAARDRFDISTGNDADSDRHGIVTPDGGLMNPNHYLAVAIDYLFTHRPGWSPTAAVGKTLVSSSMIDRVVAGLGRRLLEVPVGFKWFVPGLLAGDLGFGGEESAGASFLRHDGRVWTTDKDGIILALLASEITAVTGSTPSQRYGEFTAKFGDPSYARVDALATREQKAVLAKLSPDQITATELAGEPITATLTEAPGNGAALGGLKVTTESAWFAARPSGTEDVYKIYAESFHGKEHLAEVQDAARELVSSALESS from the coding sequence GTGGCGCACGAGAGAGCTGGAACCACTGCACTGCCGGAGGATCTGGTTGATCTTTCGCAACTCGTGACGGCGTACTACTCGCGGGTTCCGGATGTGTCGGACCCGAGTCAGCAGGTGGTCTTCGGTACGTCCGGACACCGAGGGTCGAGCCTCGATTCGGCGTTCAACGAGGCCCACATCGTGGCGACGACGCAGGCGATCGTGGAGTACCGCGCTGCGCAAGGCATCACCGGGCCCCTGTTCATCGGCCGGGACACCCACGCGTTGTCGGAACCGGCCTGGACGACGGCTCTGGAAGTGTTGGCCGCCAACGACGTCGACGTACTGGTCGATTCGGGGGACCGGTACACGCCCACCCCTGCCGTCAGTCATGCCATCCTTCGCTACAACGAGTCGGGCCCGGCGGCGAAGGCCGACGGCATCGTGGTGACTCCGTCCCACAATCCGCCACGGGACGGCGGCTTCAAGTACAACCCTCCGCACGGCGGGCCGGCCGACAGCGACGCGACGTCGGTCATCGCAGCCCGCGCGAACGATCTTCTGCGCGAGGGTATCTCGGGCATCAAGCGCGTAACACTGGCGCAGGCCTTCGCGGGGAGCGTCTCGCGGTACGACTTCCTCGGCACCTACGTGGACGACCTGCCGAACGTCGTCGATCTCGATGCGATCCGCGCGGCCGGTGTTCGGATCGGTGCCGATCCGCTCGGCGGAGCCAGTGTCGACTACTGGGACGCCATCGCCGAGCGACACAACCTCGATCTGACCGTCGTCAATCCGTTGGTGGACGGCACGTTCCGCTTCATGACGCTCGACACCGACGGCAAGATCAGGATGGACTGCTCGTCGCCGAACGCGATGGCGTCGCTCATCGCTGCACGCGATCGATTCGACATTTCCACCGGCAACGATGCCGATTCCGATCGGCACGGCATCGTCACCCCCGACGGTGGCCTGATGAATCCCAATCACTACCTCGCCGTTGCCATCGACTACCTGTTCACTCATCGGCCCGGGTGGTCGCCCACGGCGGCGGTGGGCAAGACCCTCGTGAGCTCGTCGATGATCGACCGCGTGGTGGCCGGCCTCGGCCGCCGTCTGCTCGAGGTGCCGGTCGGATTCAAATGGTTCGTACCCGGCCTACTCGCCGGCGATCTCGGATTCGGCGGGGAAGAAAGCGCCGGGGCGTCGTTCCTCCGACACGACGGTCGCGTCTGGACCACCGACAAGGACGGCATCATCCTCGCGCTGCTGGCGTCGGAGATCACCGCAGTCACCGGATCCACGCCGTCCCAGCGTTACGGGGAGTTCACCGCGAAGTTCGGCGATCCCTCGTACGCCCGCGTCGACGCACTGGCCACGCGCGAGCAGAAGGCCGTTCTCGCCAAGCTCTCGCCCGACCAGATCACCGCAACCGAATTGGCAGGCGAACCGATCACGGCAACGCTGACCGAGGCTCCGGGCAACGGAGCTGCACTCGGTGGCCTGAAAGTGACGACGGAGAGCGCCTGGTTCGCTGCGCGCCCGTCCGGTACCGAGGACGTGTACAAGATCTACGCGGAGTCGTTCCATGGCAAGGAGCACCTCGCCGAGGTCCAAGATGCAGCACGTGAATTGGTGTCGTCCGCTCTCGAGAGCTCGTGA